A genomic segment from Dechloromonas denitrificans encodes:
- the mnmH gene encoding tRNA 2-selenouridine(34) synthase MnmH produces MNIVRTTLAEMAAFDEIIDVRSPAEFAEDHIPGAINCPVLDNEQRIQVGTLYKQVSPFEAKKIGAALVAENIGRHLRERFLDKPKDWKPLICCWRGGNRSGSMTTIFRAIGWKACQLEGGYKTYRSHVIAELEKLPATFRFKVICGPTGSAKTRILQAIGDLGEQILDLEGLASHKGSVLGVLPGEPQPSQKWFETSLLLALQKFDPARPVYVEAESRKIGNLHLPQAVIDGIRGGQCLSIEASLAARVRFLMVDYDYFLTLPDLLIQRLDVLQGLQSRETLARWHDLVRAGDWQPLVEQLLEQHYDPLYRRSQNHNFGGLDKPTIFASDDLSPAGIQSLAEQIAQSQTAQTD; encoded by the coding sequence ATGAACATTGTCCGCACCACGCTTGCCGAAATGGCCGCATTCGACGAAATCATCGATGTGCGCTCGCCTGCCGAATTTGCCGAAGACCACATTCCCGGAGCCATCAACTGCCCGGTTCTGGATAACGAACAGCGCATCCAGGTCGGCACACTCTACAAACAGGTGTCCCCCTTCGAAGCCAAGAAAATCGGTGCGGCACTGGTTGCCGAAAATATCGGACGGCATCTGCGCGAACGCTTCCTCGACAAGCCCAAAGACTGGAAACCCCTGATCTGCTGCTGGCGCGGCGGCAATCGCAGCGGCTCGATGACCACCATCTTTCGAGCCATCGGCTGGAAAGCCTGCCAACTGGAAGGTGGTTACAAAACCTACCGCAGCCACGTTATCGCCGAACTGGAAAAGCTGCCGGCAACCTTCCGCTTCAAGGTGATCTGCGGACCGACCGGCAGTGCCAAGACGCGCATCCTGCAAGCCATTGGCGATCTGGGTGAGCAAATTCTCGACCTGGAAGGCCTGGCCAGCCACAAAGGTTCGGTACTCGGTGTATTGCCCGGTGAACCACAACCCAGCCAGAAATGGTTTGAAACCAGCCTGCTCCTCGCCTTGCAAAAATTTGATCCGGCCCGGCCGGTTTATGTTGAAGCCGAAAGCCGGAAAATCGGCAACCTGCATTTGCCGCAAGCCGTGATCGATGGCATCCGCGGCGGCCAATGCCTGAGCATCGAAGCCAGCCTGGCCGCCCGCGTTCGCTTCCTGATGGTCGATTACGATTATTTCCTGACGCTGCCTGACTTACTCATCCAGCGACTCGACGTGCTCCAGGGCCTGCAAAGCCGGGAGACACTCGCCCGCTGGCATGATCTGGTGCGCGCCGGCGATTGGCAGCCGTTGGTCGAGCAATTGCTTGAACAGCATTACGACCCACTTTACCGCCGCTCGCAAAACCACAACTTCGGCGGCCTCGACAAACCGACTATTTTTGCGTCGGATGACCTTTCGCCAGCCGGCATTCAATCTCTGGCAGAACAAATCGCTCAGTCGCAGACGGCACAAACCGACTGA
- a CDS encoding arylesterase, producing MRLALFLFVLLFSALPAMAAKNILVMGDSLSAGYGIRPEQAWPSLLARRLTEQGSDYSVVNLSISGETSAGGLSRLTPALQQHKPAVVIIALGANDGLRGLPLSQMQDNLGKMVDASHRAGARILLVGMRLPPNYGIYAQQFQHSFDQLAQSRKTALLPFLLEPVAAQNTLFQADNLHPTAEAQPLLLNHLWPTLRPLLK from the coding sequence ATGCGGCTTGCCCTTTTCCTGTTCGTCCTGCTGTTCTCCGCCCTGCCGGCCATGGCCGCCAAAAATATTCTCGTCATGGGCGACTCGCTGTCGGCTGGCTACGGCATTCGACCGGAACAAGCCTGGCCTTCCCTGCTGGCCAGACGCCTGACCGAGCAAGGCTCCGATTATAGCGTCGTCAATCTGTCGATTTCCGGTGAAACCTCCGCCGGCGGACTTTCCCGCCTCACACCCGCGCTCCAGCAGCACAAACCAGCCGTGGTGATCATTGCGCTGGGAGCCAATGATGGTTTGCGCGGTCTGCCGCTCAGCCAGATGCAAGACAACCTGGGCAAGATGGTTGATGCCTCACACCGCGCCGGAGCGCGTATTTTGCTGGTCGGCATGCGCCTGCCTCCGAATTACGGCATCTATGCCCAGCAGTTCCAGCACAGTTTCGATCAACTGGCGCAAAGCCGAAAAACAGCCCTGCTGCCCTTCCTGCTTGAGCCAGTCGCCGCACAAAACACGCTTTTCCAGGCCGACAACCTGCACCCGACCGCCGAAGCACAACCCCTGCTGCTGAATCATCTCTGGCCGACCTTGCGCCCCTTGTTAAAATAG
- a CDS encoding ABC transporter ATP-binding protein: MEKEPVVEVVGLGKTVDNGGTPLTILQDISFSVMPGETVAIVGASGSGKSTLLGLLAGLDVPSAGEIRLDGLSLAALDEDARAVQRGKLLGFVFQSFQLLPALNALENVMLPLELAGLKTSTATAREWLEKVGLVHRLKHYPKHLSGGEQQRVALARAFAPSPRLVLADEPTGNLDAATGQQIIDLMFELNARQGTTLILVTHDEAIAARCTRTLRIQGGGLLL, translated from the coding sequence ATGGAAAAGGAACCAGTCGTTGAAGTCGTTGGGCTGGGCAAGACCGTCGATAACGGCGGTACGCCGCTGACCATTTTGCAGGATATTTCCTTTTCGGTCATGCCGGGCGAAACGGTGGCCATTGTTGGGGCTTCGGGGTCAGGCAAGTCGACTTTGCTGGGTTTGCTGGCCGGCCTGGACGTGCCGTCAGCGGGCGAGATTCGTCTCGATGGCCTGTCACTGGCGGCGCTTGATGAAGATGCCCGGGCAGTTCAGCGCGGCAAGTTGCTCGGTTTTGTTTTTCAGTCATTCCAGTTGTTGCCGGCTCTCAATGCGCTGGAAAATGTGATGTTGCCGCTCGAATTGGCCGGTTTGAAGACGTCGACCGCGACAGCGCGCGAATGGCTGGAAAAGGTGGGGCTGGTGCATCGCCTGAAGCATTACCCGAAACACTTGTCAGGCGGTGAGCAGCAGCGTGTCGCGCTGGCCCGTGCTTTTGCCCCTTCGCCGAGGCTGGTGCTGGCCGATGAACCGACCGGCAATCTCGATGCGGCAACGGGGCAGCAAATCATCGACCTGATGTTCGAACTGAACGCCCGGCAGGGCACGACCCTGATTCTGGTTACCCATGATGAGGCGATCGCCGCTCGCTGCACGCGGACGCTGCGGATTCAGGGTGGCGGTCTACTTCTCTGA
- a CDS encoding DUF2242 domain-containing protein, translating to MKIEVRRTKQFLPIARLGLAGLALLIAACASKPPVAYRTESFDAESPFQFHSDQPYTIVCEQGKRALLSQGYEVETMNAQTIRGAKFFQPQADQQLQLKISLVCLGSRKGATIYANALQTRYELKSSGTSTGLSVAGIGSVSLPWPTDKGTLVKVGEETVTDPAFYQRLFVLIESLDDVTEPPATEKSEK from the coding sequence ATGAAGATTGAAGTTCGCCGCACCAAACAGTTCCTGCCCATCGCGCGCCTTGGCCTGGCCGGTCTCGCCCTGCTGATCGCCGCCTGCGCGTCGAAGCCGCCGGTGGCTTACCGCACCGAATCGTTCGATGCCGAATCGCCCTTCCAGTTTCACAGCGACCAGCCTTACACCATCGTTTGCGAACAGGGCAAACGTGCCTTGCTCAGCCAGGGCTATGAAGTCGAAACGATGAATGCGCAGACGATACGCGGCGCCAAGTTCTTTCAGCCGCAAGCGGATCAGCAGCTGCAACTGAAGATCAGCCTCGTCTGCCTGGGCAGCCGCAAGGGGGCGACCATCTACGCCAATGCGCTGCAAACGCGTTATGAATTGAAATCGAGCGGCACCAGCACCGGCCTCAGCGTAGCCGGCATCGGCTCGGTTTCGCTGCCCTGGCCGACAGACAAGGGCACGCTGGTCAAAGTTGGCGAAGAAACCGTGACGGACCCGGCGTTCTACCAGCGTCTGTTTGTCCTGATCGAGTCGCTCGACGACGTCACCGAACCGCCCGCCACTGAAAAATCAGAGAAGTAG
- the hpnE gene encoding hydroxysqualene dehydroxylase HpnE → MKIAVIGGGWSGLAAAVELTAGGADTTLFEAGRRLGGRARSIQLDGRTLDNGQHILLGAYSETLALMRRVGADPDQLFDRRPLQVTDKCGFSMALPKLPAPLNVAWGLFTAKGVGLREKINTALWMEGVKQRGFQVDAQQTVAEWLDAAGQTGTLRQHLWGPLCLAALNTTVDRASAQLFANVLRDSLGSSRRADTDLLLPRVPFGELLPEPAECWLRSRGASLRTGCRVESILADNSGITLDGEHFSAVILATAPQHAARLWPAIDAHYDYEPIATVYLQFRPETKLPFPLQSLNGKCGQWVVDRGNGLFACVQSGQGDWTQLDDTTLAAQLQSELGLGEPASWFRVVREKRATFSCRPGITRPACASSHPLLFLAGDYTWAEYPATLEGAVRSGLRAARQALSL, encoded by the coding sequence ATGAAAATCGCCGTTATCGGTGGAGGCTGGTCCGGCCTCGCTGCGGCCGTTGAACTGACCGCCGGCGGTGCCGATACGACGCTGTTCGAAGCCGGCCGCAGACTCGGCGGGCGGGCCAGATCGATCCAGCTGGATGGCCGGACACTGGACAACGGCCAGCACATCCTGCTCGGCGCCTACAGCGAAACACTGGCCCTGATGCGCCGGGTCGGAGCCGACCCCGACCAGCTGTTCGACCGTCGCCCACTGCAAGTCACCGACAAGTGCGGTTTCAGCATGGCATTGCCCAAACTCCCTGCACCGCTCAACGTGGCGTGGGGACTATTCACCGCAAAAGGCGTCGGCCTGCGCGAAAAAATAAACACCGCCCTGTGGATGGAAGGTGTCAAGCAAAGAGGCTTTCAGGTCGATGCGCAGCAGACCGTGGCCGAATGGCTTGATGCTGCCGGCCAAACAGGCACCCTGCGCCAGCACCTTTGGGGGCCACTCTGTCTTGCCGCACTGAATACCACGGTCGACCGCGCTTCAGCCCAGCTTTTTGCCAATGTGTTACGCGACAGCCTGGGCAGTTCACGCCGCGCCGATACTGATTTGCTGCTGCCACGCGTACCGTTTGGCGAACTCCTGCCCGAACCGGCCGAATGCTGGTTACGCAGTCGGGGAGCCAGCCTGCGTACCGGTTGTCGCGTCGAATCGATCCTGGCCGACAACAGCGGCATCACGCTTGATGGTGAACATTTTTCCGCCGTCATCCTGGCCACGGCACCGCAACACGCTGCCCGCCTCTGGCCGGCGATCGATGCTCACTACGATTACGAGCCGATTGCCACGGTCTACCTGCAATTCCGGCCGGAAACGAAACTGCCCTTTCCCCTGCAAAGCTTGAATGGAAAATGCGGCCAATGGGTCGTGGACCGCGGCAATGGCCTGTTCGCCTGCGTACAAAGCGGCCAGGGCGACTGGACACAACTCGATGACACGACGCTCGCTGCGCAATTGCAGTCCGAACTAGGGCTGGGTGAGCCGGCCAGCTGGTTCAGGGTAGTGCGTGAAAAACGCGCTACTTTTTCATGCCGACCGGGCATCACGCGCCCGGCCTGTGCAAGCTCGCATCCCTTGCTGTTTCTGGCGGGCGACTACACCTGGGCAGAATATCCGGCCACCCTCGAAGGCGCAGTGCGCAGCGGCTTGCGCGCTGCCCGCCAGGCATTGAGCCTGTAG
- the hpnD gene encoding presqualene diphosphate synthase HpnD, with amino-acid sequence MSPEQYCQEKCAASGSSFYYSFLFLPVERRRAIMALYAFCREVDDVVDECHDISLASTKLAWWRQEVERVADGQPQHPVGLALKEVSKQFHLPKEQLLEIIDGMEMDLQQSRYLDFKGLSLYCYRVASVVGLLAAEIFGFEDRQTQKYAHDLGMAFQLTNIIRDIGEDARRGRIYIPMDELKQFNVPAADILNGKYSDNFVALMKFQTERAEKYYAQAFAQLPAVDRKNQRPGLIMAAIYRTLLDEIKAENFQVLHQRIALTPVRKIWIACKTWMFA; translated from the coding sequence ATGAGTCCAGAACAGTATTGCCAGGAAAAGTGTGCCGCCAGCGGCTCCTCCTTCTATTACAGCTTCCTCTTCCTGCCGGTCGAGCGTCGCCGTGCCATCATGGCGCTCTACGCCTTCTGCCGCGAAGTGGACGATGTGGTCGATGAATGTCACGACATCTCGCTGGCCTCGACCAAGCTGGCCTGGTGGCGCCAGGAAGTCGAACGCGTCGCCGACGGCCAGCCGCAACACCCGGTTGGCCTGGCACTGAAAGAAGTCAGCAAGCAGTTCCACCTGCCGAAAGAGCAGTTGCTCGAAATTATCGACGGCATGGAAATGGACCTGCAGCAGTCGCGCTATCTCGACTTCAAGGGCCTGTCGCTCTACTGCTACCGGGTCGCCAGCGTGGTTGGCCTGCTCGCGGCCGAAATTTTCGGTTTCGAAGATCGCCAGACGCAAAAATACGCCCACGACCTGGGCATGGCTTTCCAGCTCACCAACATCATTCGCGACATCGGCGAAGATGCCCGGCGCGGCCGCATCTATATCCCGATGGATGAACTCAAGCAATTCAACGTGCCGGCCGCCGACATTCTCAACGGCAAGTATTCGGACAACTTCGTCGCGCTGATGAAGTTCCAGACCGAGCGTGCCGAAAAATACTACGCCCAGGCATTTGCCCAGTTACCCGCCGTCGACCGCAAGAATCAGCGCCCCGGCCTGATCATGGCAGCCATCTACCGCACCCTGCTCGACGAAATCAAGGCCGAGAATTTCCAGGTACTGCACCAGCGCATCGCACTGACCCCGGTTCGCAAAATCTGGATTGCCTGCAAGACCTGGATGTTTGCCTGA
- the hpnC gene encoding squalene synthase HpnC: MPVDHYENFPVASLLVPPRLRRPIEVIYRFARSADDIADEGDATAGQRLADLKAYHSELDRIEAGSPPQTPLFADLADVIQAHRLPIQLFRDLLDAFAQDVVKQRYADYPELHDYCRRSANPVGRLVLHLFGRTEAEHLEQSDCICTALQLINFWQDVAVDWKKDRVYIPQTDFPHFKVSEADIAASRWSANWAALMDFEMDRAQALMLRGAPLVHALSGRLGWEIRLTIQGGLRILERLRQVRGDVFNRRPKLGKWDWVVLAGRSFRM; this comes from the coding sequence ATGCCCGTCGATCATTACGAAAACTTCCCCGTTGCCTCCCTGCTCGTGCCGCCGCGACTGCGTCGACCGATCGAGGTGATTTACCGTTTCGCCCGCAGCGCCGACGACATCGCCGATGAAGGCGACGCCACCGCCGGGCAGCGCCTGGCCGATCTCAAGGCCTACCACAGCGAACTGGACCGGATCGAAGCGGGCAGCCCGCCGCAAACGCCCTTGTTTGCCGATCTGGCCGACGTCATTCAGGCCCATCGATTACCGATTCAGCTATTTCGCGATCTGCTCGACGCCTTCGCTCAGGACGTGGTCAAGCAACGTTACGCCGACTACCCGGAGCTGCACGACTACTGCCGCCGCTCGGCCAATCCGGTCGGTCGCCTGGTGCTGCATCTTTTTGGCCGGACCGAAGCGGAACATCTGGAGCAATCGGACTGCATCTGTACCGCCTTGCAACTGATCAACTTCTGGCAGGATGTCGCGGTCGACTGGAAAAAAGACCGGGTTTACATTCCGCAAACCGATTTTCCGCATTTCAAGGTCAGTGAAGCCGATATCGCCGCCAGCCGCTGGTCGGCCAATTGGGCTGCGTTGATGGACTTTGAAATGGATCGGGCACAGGCCCTGATGCTGCGCGGAGCGCCGCTGGTTCATGCCCTGTCTGGCCGGCTCGGTTGGGAAATCCGCCTGACGATTCAAGGCGGCCTGCGTATTCTCGAACGCCTGCGCCAGGTGCGCGGCGATGTTTTCAACCGCCGGCCCAAGCTCGGCAAATGGGACTGGGTCGTACTTGCCGGCCGTTCCTTTAGAATGTAG
- a CDS encoding bestrophin family protein codes for MIIRPRHHWFRLLFVWRGSVLPDIIGRLLLVLFVSILAVLSREWWMGAHADSALSIPPFTLMGVALAIFLGFRNSVSYERFWEARKQWGGLLVAARTLVRQVGSITVDGQKPVFLLPVVRAVSAFAFALKHQLRQTDASHDLALRLDEPLLSQVNQAAFKPQIILRALSDLLADAARRGALTETQWLAIDKTLTVLGDTSGACERIASTPIPYTYRVLMTRTVMVYCMLLPIGLATSIGWLTPLIATFVAYTFLALEIIGEQIEEPFGTEPNDLALDAMCHTIELSVCEMVGADVLGEAPQARNFILT; via the coding sequence ATGATCATCCGTCCGCGTCACCATTGGTTCCGACTCCTTTTCGTCTGGCGGGGCTCGGTCCTGCCGGACATCATCGGGCGCCTGTTGCTGGTCCTGTTTGTTTCCATCCTTGCCGTACTCAGTCGTGAGTGGTGGATGGGGGCGCATGCCGATTCAGCCTTGAGCATTCCGCCGTTTACCTTGATGGGCGTGGCGCTGGCCATCTTCCTCGGTTTTCGCAACTCGGTCAGTTACGAACGTTTCTGGGAGGCGCGCAAGCAGTGGGGCGGTTTGCTGGTGGCTGCGCGCACTCTCGTTCGTCAAGTGGGGAGTATCACGGTCGACGGTCAAAAACCGGTATTTTTGCTGCCAGTTGTCCGCGCCGTTTCGGCCTTTGCCTTCGCACTGAAACACCAGTTGCGCCAAACCGATGCGAGCCATGATCTTGCCCTGCGGCTTGATGAACCTTTGCTTTCCCAAGTCAATCAGGCTGCTTTCAAGCCGCAAATCATTCTTCGTGCCTTGAGTGACTTGCTGGCCGATGCGGCCAGGCGAGGTGCGTTGACTGAAACGCAATGGCTGGCGATCGATAAAACCCTGACCGTTCTGGGTGACACATCCGGTGCTTGCGAGCGTATTGCCAGCACGCCGATTCCCTACACCTATCGTGTCTTGATGACGCGTACGGTGATGGTTTATTGCATGTTGCTGCCGATTGGCCTGGCAACCAGCATCGGTTGGCTGACACCATTGATCGCCACTTTTGTCGCTTACACCTTTCTTGCGCTGGAAATTATCGGCGAACAGATCGAGGAACCTTTTGGTACCGAGCCCAATGACCTGGCACTCGATGCCATGTGCCATACCATCGAGTTATCGGTCTGTGAAATGGTCGGTGCCGATGTGCTGGGAGAAGCGCCGCAGGCCAGAAACTTTATTCTGACCTGA
- a CDS encoding DHHA1 domain-containing protein produces the protein MANEQRGAPTTVIYHADCLDGFGAAYAAACQLDPSSHFRPMHHGQPWEMAEIAGHRVFILDFSFPREILESMAAIAASVTQIDHHGTARKPWADLLTCDGNGLESYQHDKLPLMLIFDLNKSGARLGWEYFHPGKPLPLALQHIEDQDLWRFARPGTRAFCHALRLQPFDLAHWSALLAEIETTESARYGEMLLEGRAIEHFFNKEIDLLANSHLVMPARLRGEPVDVLQAVRHGQPVINSENQSWHALSGVAINANGLFASELGNRLAEKTGGFALIWQLAGDGDAKVSLRSKGSLDVARIASRYNGGGHPNAAGFRLPLAQFVTEILGQP, from the coding sequence ATGGCGAACGAACAACGCGGCGCCCCGACCACAGTCATCTATCACGCCGACTGCCTTGATGGCTTTGGAGCCGCCTATGCGGCGGCATGCCAGCTTGACCCGTCAAGCCACTTCCGACCGATGCACCACGGTCAACCTTGGGAAATGGCCGAAATTGCCGGACATCGGGTTTTCATACTCGATTTCTCATTTCCCCGGGAAATACTCGAATCAATGGCCGCCATCGCTGCCTCGGTAACCCAGATCGATCATCACGGTACCGCCAGAAAACCGTGGGCCGATCTCCTGACTTGCGATGGAAACGGACTTGAAAGCTACCAGCACGACAAACTGCCGCTCATGCTGATTTTCGACCTGAACAAATCGGGCGCCCGCCTTGGCTGGGAATATTTCCATCCGGGCAAACCGCTGCCGCTGGCACTTCAGCATATAGAAGACCAGGATCTCTGGCGCTTCGCCCGGCCCGGAACACGCGCCTTTTGCCACGCCCTGCGCCTCCAGCCCTTCGATCTGGCGCACTGGTCTGCCTTGCTGGCCGAAATCGAGACGACAGAAAGCGCACGCTACGGTGAAATGTTGCTCGAAGGACGTGCCATCGAACATTTTTTCAACAAGGAAATCGATCTGCTGGCCAACAGTCACCTGGTCATGCCCGCCCGCCTGCGCGGCGAACCTGTCGATGTCTTGCAGGCGGTCCGTCACGGTCAACCGGTCATCAATAGCGAAAATCAGAGCTGGCATGCGTTGAGCGGCGTGGCGATCAACGCCAACGGGCTTTTTGCTTCCGAACTCGGCAACCGGCTGGCGGAAAAAACAGGCGGTTTTGCACTGATCTGGCAACTGGCCGGCGACGGTGATGCCAAGGTGTCACTGCGTTCAAAAGGCAGCCTTGATGTCGCCCGGATTGCCAGTCGTTACAACGGCGGAGGGCATCCGAATGCGGCAGGTTTCCGCCTGCCGCTTGCGCAATTTGTCACGGAAATACTCGGCCAGCCCTGA
- a CDS encoding SlyX family protein, which translates to MESRITELEIKISYTEDLVDELNRTVYRQQQQIDLLIAQIRALREQVQTAQPNEHQHSLRDEIPPHY; encoded by the coding sequence GTGGAATCCAGAATCACCGAACTCGAAATCAAGATCAGCTACACCGAAGACCTGGTCGACGAACTCAACCGTACCGTCTATCGGCAACAACAGCAGATCGATCTGCTGATCGCCCAGATCAGGGCGCTGCGCGAACAGGTTCAAACAGCTCAGCCCAACGAACATCAGCACAGCCTGCGCGACGAAATTCCGCCGCACTATTAA
- the thrS gene encoding threonine--tRNA ligase — MPNIKLPDGSIRSFEQAVTIAEVAASIGAGLARVALAGKVDGVLVDTSFLIERDVDLAIVTDRDAEGLELIRHSTAHLLAYAVKQLFPDAQVTIGPVIENGFYYDFAYKRPFTPEDLAAIEKRMAELAKKDIPVSREVWARDDAVKFFLDQGEKYKAELIAAIPADQQVSLYREGDFVDLCRGPHVPTTAKLKVFKLMKVAGAYWRGDHRNEQLQRIYGTAWAKKEDLEAYLHMLEEAEKRDHRRLGKQFDLFHMQDEAPGLVFWHPKGWAVWQEIEQYMRAVYRNNGYHEVRCPQILDKTLWEKSGHWEHYKDNMFTTSSENRDYAVKPMNCPGHVQVFNADLRSYRELPLRYGEFGSCHRNEPTGALHGLMRVRGFVQDDGHIFCTEDQIEAEVTAFNALVKKVYADFGFNDVAVKLALRPESRVGSDEVWDKAENALRQGLRASALEWTELPGEGAFYGPKIEFHIKDAIGRSWQCGTMQVDFSMPGRLGAEYVAADDTRKVPVMLHRAILGSLERFIGILIENFSGALPLWLAPTQAVVLNISEKQADYAAEIAQKLHQAGFRVESDLRNEKITYKIREHSLNRLPYQLVVGDKEKADGLVAVRTRGGQDLGQMSVDALIKRLQEEVAARSGTA; from the coding sequence ATGCCTAATATCAAACTGCCCGACGGTTCCATTCGTTCATTTGAGCAAGCGGTCACGATTGCCGAAGTCGCTGCCAGCATCGGTGCCGGTCTGGCCCGTGTTGCACTGGCGGGCAAGGTTGATGGCGTTCTGGTCGATACTTCTTTTCTGATCGAGCGCGATGTTGATCTGGCTATCGTCACCGATCGCGATGCCGAGGGGCTTGAGCTGATTCGTCACTCGACGGCGCACTTGCTGGCGTATGCCGTCAAGCAACTCTTTCCTGATGCCCAGGTAACGATTGGTCCGGTCATTGAGAACGGCTTCTACTACGACTTCGCCTACAAGCGCCCGTTCACGCCGGAAGATCTGGCCGCGATCGAAAAGCGCATGGCTGAACTCGCCAAGAAAGATATTCCGGTTAGCCGTGAAGTTTGGGCGCGCGACGATGCCGTCAAATTCTTTCTTGATCAGGGAGAGAAGTACAAGGCCGAGTTGATTGCCGCCATTCCGGCTGATCAACAGGTTTCGCTCTATCGCGAAGGTGATTTTGTTGACCTCTGTCGCGGTCCGCATGTGCCGACTACAGCCAAGCTCAAGGTTTTTAAGTTGATGAAGGTGGCGGGCGCCTACTGGCGCGGTGATCATCGCAACGAGCAATTGCAGCGCATTTATGGCACGGCCTGGGCCAAAAAGGAAGATCTCGAGGCTTATCTGCATATGCTGGAAGAGGCTGAGAAGCGCGACCATCGTCGTCTCGGTAAGCAGTTTGATCTCTTTCATATGCAGGACGAAGCGCCGGGCCTGGTTTTCTGGCATCCCAAGGGTTGGGCGGTTTGGCAGGAAATCGAGCAATACATGCGTGCCGTTTATCGCAACAACGGCTATCACGAAGTGCGTTGTCCGCAGATTCTCGACAAGACCTTGTGGGAAAAGTCGGGTCACTGGGAGCACTACAAGGACAACATGTTCACAACTTCGTCGGAAAATCGCGATTACGCGGTCAAGCCGATGAACTGTCCGGGGCATGTTCAGGTATTCAATGCCGATCTGCGTTCTTATCGCGAGTTGCCGCTGCGTTACGGTGAGTTTGGTTCGTGTCATCGTAACGAGCCGACCGGCGCGCTGCATGGTTTGATGCGCGTGCGCGGCTTTGTGCAGGATGATGGTCACATCTTCTGTACCGAAGATCAGATCGAGGCCGAAGTGACTGCCTTCAATGCGCTGGTCAAGAAGGTCTATGCCGATTTTGGTTTCAATGACGTTGCCGTCAAGCTGGCTTTGCGTCCCGAGAGTCGTGTTGGCTCCGACGAGGTGTGGGACAAGGCTGAAAATGCATTGCGCCAGGGCTTGCGTGCTTCCGCGCTCGAGTGGACCGAATTGCCAGGCGAGGGCGCTTTTTATGGTCCGAAGATCGAATTCCATATCAAGGATGCGATTGGTCGTTCCTGGCAGTGCGGCACCATGCAGGTTGACTTCTCCATGCCGGGTCGTCTCGGGGCGGAGTATGTTGCTGCCGACGATACGCGCAAAGTCCCGGTTATGTTGCACCGCGCAATCCTGGGTTCGCTGGAGCGCTTCATCGGTATTTTGATCGAGAACTTCTCGGGCGCGCTGCCGCTGTGGTTGGCGCCGACCCAGGCAGTTGTGCTGAATATTTCCGAAAAACAGGCTGATTACGCTGCGGAAATTGCACAAAAGCTGCACCAGGCGGGCTTCAGGGTTGAGTCGGATTTGCGTAACGAGAAGATTACCTATAAAATCCGCGAACATAGCTTGAACCGGCTGCCTTATCAGCTCGTTGTGGGCGATAAGGAAAAAGCGGACGGACTGGTAGCCGTGCGTACTCGCGGTGGTCAGGATCTCGGACAAATGTCTGTGGATGCCTTGATCAAGCGACTTCAGGAAGAAGTCGCTGCGCGGAGTGGCACGGCTTAA
- the infC gene encoding translation initiation factor IF-3 yields MAQNKAHRLNEEITVPEIRLQGAEGEQLGIVNIRAALQMAEEAGVDLVEIAPMAKPPVCRIMDYGKFKYQEQKRAHEAKLKQKQVQVKEIKLRPGTDENDYQIKLRNMTRFLEEEDKVKVTLRFRGREMAHQEFGMRQLERIKADLEAVGVVEQMPKMEGRQMIMIIGPAKKK; encoded by the coding sequence ATAGCTCAGAACAAGGCGCATCGCCTCAACGAGGAAATCACGGTTCCGGAGATTCGTCTCCAGGGCGCTGAAGGCGAACAACTCGGCATTGTCAATATTCGTGCTGCACTGCAAATGGCAGAAGAAGCAGGTGTTGATCTCGTAGAAATCGCACCGATGGCCAAGCCGCCGGTTTGCCGGATCATGGATTACGGCAAGTTCAAGTATCAGGAACAAAAGCGAGCTCACGAAGCCAAGTTGAAGCAGAAGCAGGTGCAGGTGAAGGAAATCAAACTTCGCCCGGGTACCGACGAAAACGATTACCAGATCAAGCTCAGGAACATGACGCGCTTCCTGGAAGAAGAAGACAAGGTCAAAGTGACCCTTCGCTTCCGTGGCCGCGAAATGGCGCATCAGGAATTCGGTATGCGCCAGTTGGAACGTATCAAGGCCGACCTCGAAGCAGTTGGTGTGGTCGAGCAGATGCCAAAGATGGAAGGGCGCCAGATGATCATGATCATTGGGCCGGCCAAAAAGAAGTAA
- the rpmI gene encoding 50S ribosomal protein L35, giving the protein MPKMKTKSSAKKRFSVRAGGSIKRGQAFKRHILTKKTTKVKRHLRGSAAVNERDVASVRAMMPYA; this is encoded by the coding sequence ATGCCCAAAATGAAGACCAAGAGCAGCGCCAAAAAGCGTTTCTCCGTTCGCGCCGGTGGCAGCATCAAGCGCGGTCAAGCCTTCAAGCGTCACATTCTGACCAAGAAGACCACCAAAGTTAAACGTCATCTGCGCGGTTCCGCAGCAGTTAACGAGCGCGACGTCGCATCCGTCCGCGCCATGATGCCCTACGCATAA